One segment of Anser cygnoides isolate HZ-2024a breed goose chromosome 5, Taihu_goose_T2T_genome, whole genome shotgun sequence DNA contains the following:
- the TNKS1BP1 gene encoding 182 kDa tankyrase-1-binding protein isoform X2, translating into MASQPQPLHPPLPCASGGAGLAAGSPEKGTARPKPPIRPKPRVLPKPSVPAKPHPPPGPRHPRPELPSAEKMNRLAGPQPYGGGSSGGALRRPSFTVKSPETPNGKGLPSPPVSAPEDSGLSPAGEMPAAPPTPSRKGPAPFKVTPVPVATKPERFPGTTVEEILAKMDSKEGPGSPDRARLSPFCPDAASRFGSKPFAAVFRRRPSGEADGDPPGEAHQPPQHAGGEPGTGGDRSSVAEMSSGSSPAGLSCAGDPRRLWRPPSPPDLSSLQLGTLGPPGSPRSPACPAPAPGAPFQPAEPSALAPGSPDAPPELLAPGSPTLAPGSPDSPAQPPAQELPAASIQAPGAPAEAQLGASRSPGSPHTPSEGSPATASPPTPGTPQLPPRATYPPGSPEAAAEPPAPPSPPPESPSRASRPPGSPEGPDDSPASPRSPEGPDFSLPPPSRDSGLRRSSEGVLQPPPGEGQGMGELGGSLSALPQPGDPPSERSLGSESSWSLSQSFEWTFPPRGARGLPSPPSSPIREAADSGLSEEDGSDGEAAGSQGGGGSHRAGSWAAEGAPCPGGPVAKLEAEGSAEEEEEEEEEEAEWNSTVLHVTEPDQDPAETEPPVEATPLDPASPEAKSCWEPGPAGDSPGSLQGPGGPGREESSSKAPDAHPDPGWLTELLASPGAHAAGRGSPEADGSEDLLGWSRKDLCSEFGIGRSQRAAAFDWSREAVARDRDWPGEVGQDREFRTKSSWDTSHSVGDVEQQDRAFGAAERDWSSSYKGTELMGDTGLGCGTWPKSHGLGESCLQDQDFGKASWGAGYGLDGAGGREEVSSGKTEWSRSYGVGHGQQEDRELSSRQPSWAGRYGSGDLETQDGELAPVWASEYGTGDAEIKDREMGADWASKYSSRDAESKDEDLTLGWAGRSSTGDTGSLDKEFCPSRSAWDSKYSSRDMESQDREFSPSRPAWSGEYSTQDMESQDREFSPSRPAEASDYTTRAMESQDREFSPSRPAWDSEYSTRAMESQDREFSPSRPAEGSGYGAGEEETQDREFKPSRPAWDDEYSTRDMESRDREFGPGRPVWASEYGSVATRKEDFGPGRLSWAGERGIAQTEAGNAFGVRAEDLPGSSAPRHPSPESGWGSSDQQESGAIGAGGWIEELRLGGAEHRNQFGVIGMDQVPDPSGTAAPAGGPTSWSGEMSSADLQEPGEPPGGWCGDLPFSPSAPTASTSEGGPGQMAWDEDGAAPGSAARPREDEEEEEAGWRQHQEAGGWSTELREAEARRQEWASAFDARCAARSRDFSAGEPSPGDRGASADGTPMDIRLSDPSPPLGADALAEPTAAGPSPQLQPLASEAPRDEDEDEPSPAEDGGLAAAPLLPEAGGGTPPEAESQEEAPWDHPDGKRPQSCEEKPSQPEGPAELSGQEFTFLEDTEVLDSTVYRSKANLGRKRRHRAPALRPGATSEGDSWIFQDSTEPRPARPAASSDEEAAEEPKSRRVRASPSGKGVKVPLFPGLNTSALKAKLRGRNRSAEEGALPADSKAAPPKDPHVQRSKSCKIPGLGGKPLTLPPKPDKSSGSDGSPPHWLQALKLKKKKS; encoded by the exons ATggcctcccagccccagcccctgcaccccccctTGCCCTGCGCCTCGGGGGGGGCAGGACTGGCGGCCGGCAGCCCCGAGAAAG GCACCGCTCGCCCCAAACCTCCCATCCGGCCCAAGCCCCGCGTGCTGCCCAAGCCGTCCGTGCCTGCCAAGCCTCacccgccgccggggccgcggcaCCCTCGCCCCGAGCTGCCCTCGGCCGAGAAGATGAACCGCCTGGCGGGGCCCCAGCCCTACGGTGGGGGCAGCTCCGGGGGGGCCCTCAGGCGCCCCTCCTTCACCGTCAAGTCTCCCGAGACCCCCAACGGGAAGGGGCTCCCGTCCCCGCCAGTCTCGGCCCCCGAAGACTCGGGTTTGAGCCCCGCTGGCGAgatgcctgcagcccccccgacGCCTTCCCGCAAGGGCCCGGCTCCCTTTAAGGTGACCCCGGTGCCCGTGGCGACCAAGCCGGAGCGATTCCCAGGCACCACCGTGGAGGAGATCCTGGCCAAAATGGACAGCAAGGAGGGCCCGGGAAGCCCCGACCGGGCCCGGCTCTCTCCCTTCTGCCCCGATGCTGCCTCTCGCTTCGGCTCCAAGCCCTTCGCCGCCGTCTTCAGGAGGCGCCCCAGCGGGGAGGCGGATGGAGACCCCCCCGGTGAAGCCCACCAGCCCCCTCAGCAcgccgggggggagccggggacGGGGGGTGACAGAAGTTCAGTGGCTGAAATGAG cagcGGCTCCTCCCCAGCCGGCCTGAGCTGTGCCGGGGACCCCCGCAGACTCTGGAGGCCGCCGTCTCCCCCTGAC CTCTCCTCTCTCCAGCTGGGCACCCTCGGACCCCCTGGCTCCCCGAGATCCCCCgcctgcccagctccagccccgggAGCTCCTTTCCAGCCCGCTGAGCCCTCCGCCTTGGCCCCCGGCTCTCCCGATGcccccccagagctgctggcccCCGGCTCCCCCACCCTGGCCCCCGGCTCCCCCGACTCCCCCGCTCAGCCCCCGGCCCAGGAGCTCCCGGCTGCCTCCATCCAGGCTCCGGGCGCCCCGGCCGAAGCCCAGCTCGGTGCCTCCCgctcccccggctccccgcaCACTCCCAGCGAGGGGTCCCCCGCTACCGCCAGCCCCCCAACACCAGGCAcgccccagctgcccccccgAGCCACCTACCCCCCCGGCTCTCCTGAGGCTGCCGCTgagcccccagcgccccccagcccaccccctgAATCCCCTTCCAGAGCTTCTCGTCCCCCGGGCTCCCCAGAGGGACCCGATGACTCCCCTGCGTCCCCACGGTCCCCCGAGGGTCCCGATTTcagccttcctccccccagCAGGGACTCGGGGCTCCGACGCTCCTCAGAGGGGGTCCTGCAGCCCCCGCCCGGCGAAGGGCAGGGcatgggggagctggggggctcgCTGAgcgccctgccccagcccgggGACCCGCCGTCGGAGCGCTCGCTGGGCAGCGAGTCCAGCTGGAGCCTTTCGCAGTCCTTCGAGTGGACGTTCCCCCCacggggggcgagggggctgccgtccccccccagctcccccatcAGGGAGGCGGCCGACTCGGGGCTCTCTGAAGAGGACGGGTCAGATGGGGAGGCTGCGGGCTCCCAAGGGGGCGGCGGGTCCCACAGGGCCGGCAGCTGGGCGGCGGAGGGGGCTCCGTGCCCAGGGGGGCCTGTAGCCAAGCTGGAGGCCGAGGGCTCggcggaggaggaagaggaggaggaggaagaggaggcagagtGGAACAGCACCGTGCTCCACGTGACGGAGCCCGACCAGGACCCGGCTGAGACCGAGCCCCCTGTCGAGGCCACCCCGCTGGATCCAGCCTCTCCGGAGGCCAAATCCTGCTgggagccggggccggcgggTGACTCTCCCGGCAGCCTGCAGGGCCCCGGCGGGCCAGGCCGGGAGGAGAGCTCCTCGAAGGCTCCCGACGCCCACCCCGACCCGGGCTGGCTGACCGAGCTGCTGGCGTCGCCCGGGGCTCACGCAGCGGGACGCGGCTCGCCGGAGGCCGACGGGTCGGAG GACCTGCTCGGCTGGTCGCGGAAGGACCTGTGCAGCGAATTCGGCATCGGGAGGTCCCAGCGGGCCGCCGCTTTTGACTGGAGCCGCGAGGCTGTAGCCAGAGACAGAGACTGGCCCGGCGAGGTGGGACAGGACCGGGAATTCAGGACCAAATCGAGCTGGGACACCAGCCACAGCGTGGGTGACGtggagcagcaggacagggcCTTTGGTGCCGCCGAGAGGGACTGGAGCAGCAGTTACAAAGGGACAGAGCTGATGGGGGACACAGGGCTGGGCTGCGGCACCTGGCCCAAATCCCACGGCCTGGGGGAAAGCTGCCTGCAGGACCAAGACTTTGGCAAAGCCAGCTGGGGCGCTGGCTACGGCTTGGACGGCGCGGGCGGCAGGGAGGAGGTGAGCTCTGGGAAGACTGAATGGAGCAGGAGCTACGGCGTGGGACAcgggcagcaggaggacagaGAGCTGAGCTCcaggcagcccagctgggctggcAGGTACGGCTCTGGGGACCTGGAGACCCAGGACGGCGAGCTCGCGCCCGTGTGGGCCAGTGAGTACGGCACCGGTGACGCTGAGATCAAGGACAGGGAGATGGGCGCGGACTGGGCCAGCAAATacagcagcagggatgctgaGAGCAAGGACGAGGACTTGacgctgggctgggctggcagaTCCAGCACTGGGGACACCGGCAGCCTGGACAAGGAGTTTTGCCCCAGCAGGTCGGCCTGGGATAGCAAAtacagcagcagggacatggagagccaggacagggagttCAGCCCCAGCAGGCCGGCCTGGTCTGGCGAATACAGCACCCAGGACATggagagccaggacagggagttCAGCCCCAGCAGGCCGGCCGAGGCCAGTGACTACACCACAAGGGCCATggagagccaggacagggagttCAGCCCCAGCAGGCCCGCCTGGGACAGCGAGTACAGCACCAGGGCCATggagagccaggacagggagttCAGCCCCAGCAGGCCGGCTGAAGGCAGCGGGTACGGTGCCGGAGAGGAAGAGACCCAGGACAGGGAGTTCAAACCCAGCAGGCCGGCCTGGGATGATGAGTACAGCACCAGGGACATGGAGAGCCGGGACAGGGAGTTCGGCCCCGGCAGGCCAGTCTGGGCCAGCGAGTACGGCTCCGTGGCCACCAGAAAGGAAGATTTCGGTCCTGGCCGGCTGAGCTGGGCTGGCGAACGCGGCATAGCCCAGACGGAAGCGGGCAATGCTTTCGGTGTCAGAGCAGAAGACTTGCCTGGCTCCTCTGCCCCCCGTCACCCGTCCCCGGAGtcgggctggggcagcagcgaCCAGCAGGAGAGCGGTGCCATCGGCGCCGGGGGCTGGATTGAAGAGCTGCGCCTCGGGGGAGCTGAGCACCGCAACCAGTTCGGCGTCATTGGGATGGACCAGGTGCCCGACCCCTCCGGCACCGCAGCGCCAGCAGGAGGCCCCACGTCCTGGAGCGGGGAAATGAGCTCTGCCGACCTGCAGGagcccggggagcccccgggaGGCTGGTGCGGCGACCTCCCCTTCAGCCCCTCGGCTCCTACCGCTAGTACCAGCGAGGGTGGACCGGGTCAGATGGCCTGGGACGAGgacggggcagccccgggcagcgctgcccggccccgggaggacgaggaggaggaggaagcaggctggaggcagcaccaggaggcagGTGGCTGGAGTACGGAGCTGCGCGAGGCTGAGGCCAGGCGCCAGGAGTGGGCCAGTGCCTTCGACGCCCGCTGTGCGGCCCGCAGCCGGGATTTCAGTGCCGGGGAGCCGAGCCCAGGAGACCGCGGTGCTTCGGCAGATGG GACCCCCATGGACATCCGCCTCTCGGACCCCAgcccacccttgggtgctgaTGCTCTGGCTGAGCCCACCGccgcggggccgagcccccagctgcagcccctaGCCTCAGAGGCCCCCCGGGACGAGGACGAGGACGAGCCGAGCCCCGCAGAGGACGGgggcctggctgctgcccccctgctGCCGGAGGCTGGTGGCGGGACCCCGCCAGAAGCAGAGAGCCAGGAGGAGGCCCCCTGGGACCACCCGGATGGGAAGAGACCGCAGAGCTGCGAGGAAAAACCCTCTCAGCCCGAGGGACCCGCGGAGCTCTCTGGGCAGGAATTCACCTTCCTGGAG GACACGGAGGTCCTGGACAGCACCGTGTACCGGAGCAAAGCCAACCTGGGCCGCAAGCGGAGGCACCGGGCGCCCGCTCTCCGCCCCGGGGCCACCTCCGAAGGGGACAGCTGGATCTTCCAGGACTCCACAG AGCCCCGTCCAGCCCGCCCAGCGGCATCCTCCGACgaggaggcagcagaagagCCCAAGAGCCGGCGGGTGCGAGCGTCCCCGTCGGGCAAGGGCGTCAAGGTGCCGCTCTTCCCCGGCCTCAACACGTCCGCCCTCAAG GCCAAGCTGAGGGGCCGAAACCGCTCTGCCGAGGAGGGGGCGCTGCCGGCAGACAGCAAGGCGGCCCCCCCGAAGGACCCCCACGTGCAGCGCTCCAAGTCCTGCAAGATCCCCGGCCTGGGTGGGAAGCCCCTCACGCTGCCCCCCAAGCCGGACAAGTCCTCAGG GTCAGACGGCTCCCCGCCCCACTGGCTGCAAGCGCTgaagctgaaaaagaagaaatcatga
- the APLNR gene encoding apelin receptor yields MEEVADSYAYGDNETECEYEEWGPSLALLPTIYLLVFLLGTAGNGLVLWTIFKGGRERRRSADTFIANLAAADLTFVATLPLWAAYAWLGYHWPFGTAACKVSSYLVFVNMYASVFCLTGLSFDRYLAIVRPLATAKLRSRVSGLVATVALWVLAALLALPALVLRRAAALGGDAKVTCYMDYGGLAAPGTEGAWEVGLGLSSTALGFVAPFAVMLTCYFFIARTVASHFRRERAEGPRKRKRLLTIIAVLVAAFGGCWLPFHLVKTLYVLMDLEVLPWSCGLHAFLNNLHPYCTGIAYINSCLNPFLYAFFDPRFRRACAALLCCRPPSPGAERSGSFSSGHSHSPGGKGGPPGGGKLDPATQETLFRA; encoded by the coding sequence ATGGAGGAGGTGGCAGACAGCTATGCCTACGGGGACAACGAGACGGAGTGCGAGTACGAGGAGTGGGGCCCCTcgctggccctgctgcccaccatCTACCTGCTGGTCTTCCTGCTGGGCACGGCAGGCAACGGGCTGGTCCTTTGGACCATCTTCAAGGGTGGCCGTGAGCGGCGGCGCTCCGCCGACACCTTCATCGCCAACCTGGCCGCCGCCGACCTCACCTTCGTGGCCACCCTGCCGCTGTGGGCCGCCTACGCCTGGCTGGGCTACCACTGGCCCTTCGGCACGGCCGCCTGCAAGGTGAGCAGCTACCTGGTCTTCGTCAACATGTACGCCAGCGTCTTCTGCCTGACGGGGCTGAGCTTCGACCGCTACCTCGCCATCGTGCGGCCCCTGGCCACGGCGAAACTGCGCTCGCGGGTGAGCGGGCTGGTGGCCACGGTGGCCCTGTGGGTGCTGGCggccctgctggccctgccGGCCCTGGTGCTGCGGCGGGCGGCCGCGCTGGGGGGGGATGCCAAGGTGACCTGCTATATGGACTACGGGGGCCTGGCCGCGCCGGGCACCGAGGGCGCCTGggaggtggggctggggctgtcctCCACCGCCCTGGGCTTCGTGGCCCCCTTCGCCGTCATGCTGACCTGCTACTTCTTCATCGCCCGCACCGTGGCCAGCCACTTCCGTCGGGAGCGGGCCGAGGGGCCCCGCAAGCGCAAGCGCCTGCTGACCATCATCGCCGTGCTGGTGGCCGCTTtcgggggctgctggctgcccttCCACCTGGTGAAGACCCTCTACGTCCTGATGGACCTGGAGGTGCTGCCCTGGTCCTGCGGCCTCCACGCCTTCCTCAACAACCTCCACCCCTACTGCACCGGCATCGCCTACATCAACAGCTGCCTCAACCCCTTCCTCTACGCCTTCTTCGACCCCCGCTTCCGACGGGCCTGCGCCGCCCTCCTCTGCtgccgcccccccagccccggggccgagcGCTCGGGCAGCTTCTCCTCGGGGCACAGCCACAGCCCCGGGGGCAAGGGGGGGCCGCCTGGGGGGGGCAAGCTGGACCCCGCCACCCAGGAGACGCTCTTCCGTGCCTGA
- the TNKS1BP1 gene encoding 182 kDa tankyrase-1-binding protein isoform X1, translated as MASQPQPLHPPLPCASGGAGLAAGSPEKGTARPKPPIRPKPRVLPKPSVPAKPHPPPGPRHPRPELPSAEKMNRLAGPQPYGGGSSGGALRRPSFTVKSPETPNGKGLPSPPVSAPEDSGLSPAGEMPAAPPTPSRKGPAPFKVTPVPVATKPERFPGTTVEEILAKMDSKEGPGSPDRARLSPFCPDAASRFGSKPFAAVFRRRPSGEADGDPPGEAHQPPQHAGGEPGTGGDRSSVAEMSSGSSPAGLSCAGDPRRLWRPPSPPDLSSLQLGTLGPPGSPRSPACPAPAPGAPFQPAEPSALAPGSPDAPPELLAPGSPTLAPGSPDSPAQPPAQELPAASIQAPGAPAEAQLGASRSPGSPHTPSEGSPATASPPTPGTPQLPPRATYPPGSPEAAAEPPAPPSPPPESPSRASRPPGSPEGPDDSPASPRSPEGPDFSLPPPSRDSGLRRSSEGVLQPPPGEGQGMGELGGSLSALPQPGDPPSERSLGSESSWSLSQSFEWTFPPRGARGLPSPPSSPIREAADSGLSEEDGSDGEAAGSQGGGGSHRAGSWAAEGAPCPGGPVAKLEAEGSAEEEEEEEEEEAEWNSTVLHVTEPDQDPAETEPPVEATPLDPASPEAKSCWEPGPAGDSPGSLQGPGGPGREESSSKAPDAHPDPGWLTELLASPGAHAAGRGSPEADGSEDLLGWSRKDLCSEFGIGRSQRAAAFDWSREAVARDRDWPGEVGQDREFRTKSSWDTSHSVGDVEQQDRAFGAAERDWSSSYKGTELMGDTGLGCGTWPKSHGLGESCLQDQDFGKASWGAGYGLDGAGGREEVSSGKTEWSRSYGVGHGQQEDRELSSRQPSWAGRYGSGDLETQDGELAPVWASEYGTGDAEIKDREMGADWASKYSSRDAESKDEDLTLGWAGRSSTGDTGSLDKEFCPSRSAWDSKYSSRDMESQDREFSPSRPAWSGEYSTQDMESQDREFSPSRPAEASDYTTRAMESQDREFSPSRPAWDSEYSTRAMESQDREFSPSRPAEGSGYGAGEEETQDREFKPSRPAWDDEYSTRDMESRDREFGPGRPVWASEYGSVATRKEDFGPGRLSWAGERGIAQTEAGNAFGVRAEDLPGSSAPRHPSPESGWGSSDQQESGAIGAGGWIEELRLGGAEHRNQFGVIGMDQVPDPSGTAAPAGGPTSWSGEMSSADLQEPGEPPGGWCGDLPFSPSAPTASTSEGGPGQMAWDEDGAAPGSAARPREDEEEEEAGWRQHQEAGGWSTELREAEARRQEWASAFDARCAARSRDFSAGEPSPGDRGASADGRTPMDIRLSDPSPPLGADALAEPTAAGPSPQLQPLASEAPRDEDEDEPSPAEDGGLAAAPLLPEAGGGTPPEAESQEEAPWDHPDGKRPQSCEEKPSQPEGPAELSGQEFTFLEDTEVLDSTVYRSKANLGRKRRHRAPALRPGATSEGDSWIFQDSTEPRPARPAASSDEEAAEEPKSRRVRASPSGKGVKVPLFPGLNTSALKAKLRGRNRSAEEGALPADSKAAPPKDPHVQRSKSCKIPGLGGKPLTLPPKPDKSSGSDGSPPHWLQALKLKKKKS; from the exons ATggcctcccagccccagcccctgcaccccccctTGCCCTGCGCCTCGGGGGGGGCAGGACTGGCGGCCGGCAGCCCCGAGAAAG GCACCGCTCGCCCCAAACCTCCCATCCGGCCCAAGCCCCGCGTGCTGCCCAAGCCGTCCGTGCCTGCCAAGCCTCacccgccgccggggccgcggcaCCCTCGCCCCGAGCTGCCCTCGGCCGAGAAGATGAACCGCCTGGCGGGGCCCCAGCCCTACGGTGGGGGCAGCTCCGGGGGGGCCCTCAGGCGCCCCTCCTTCACCGTCAAGTCTCCCGAGACCCCCAACGGGAAGGGGCTCCCGTCCCCGCCAGTCTCGGCCCCCGAAGACTCGGGTTTGAGCCCCGCTGGCGAgatgcctgcagcccccccgacGCCTTCCCGCAAGGGCCCGGCTCCCTTTAAGGTGACCCCGGTGCCCGTGGCGACCAAGCCGGAGCGATTCCCAGGCACCACCGTGGAGGAGATCCTGGCCAAAATGGACAGCAAGGAGGGCCCGGGAAGCCCCGACCGGGCCCGGCTCTCTCCCTTCTGCCCCGATGCTGCCTCTCGCTTCGGCTCCAAGCCCTTCGCCGCCGTCTTCAGGAGGCGCCCCAGCGGGGAGGCGGATGGAGACCCCCCCGGTGAAGCCCACCAGCCCCCTCAGCAcgccgggggggagccggggacGGGGGGTGACAGAAGTTCAGTGGCTGAAATGAG cagcGGCTCCTCCCCAGCCGGCCTGAGCTGTGCCGGGGACCCCCGCAGACTCTGGAGGCCGCCGTCTCCCCCTGAC CTCTCCTCTCTCCAGCTGGGCACCCTCGGACCCCCTGGCTCCCCGAGATCCCCCgcctgcccagctccagccccgggAGCTCCTTTCCAGCCCGCTGAGCCCTCCGCCTTGGCCCCCGGCTCTCCCGATGcccccccagagctgctggcccCCGGCTCCCCCACCCTGGCCCCCGGCTCCCCCGACTCCCCCGCTCAGCCCCCGGCCCAGGAGCTCCCGGCTGCCTCCATCCAGGCTCCGGGCGCCCCGGCCGAAGCCCAGCTCGGTGCCTCCCgctcccccggctccccgcaCACTCCCAGCGAGGGGTCCCCCGCTACCGCCAGCCCCCCAACACCAGGCAcgccccagctgcccccccgAGCCACCTACCCCCCCGGCTCTCCTGAGGCTGCCGCTgagcccccagcgccccccagcccaccccctgAATCCCCTTCCAGAGCTTCTCGTCCCCCGGGCTCCCCAGAGGGACCCGATGACTCCCCTGCGTCCCCACGGTCCCCCGAGGGTCCCGATTTcagccttcctccccccagCAGGGACTCGGGGCTCCGACGCTCCTCAGAGGGGGTCCTGCAGCCCCCGCCCGGCGAAGGGCAGGGcatgggggagctggggggctcgCTGAgcgccctgccccagcccgggGACCCGCCGTCGGAGCGCTCGCTGGGCAGCGAGTCCAGCTGGAGCCTTTCGCAGTCCTTCGAGTGGACGTTCCCCCCacggggggcgagggggctgccgtccccccccagctcccccatcAGGGAGGCGGCCGACTCGGGGCTCTCTGAAGAGGACGGGTCAGATGGGGAGGCTGCGGGCTCCCAAGGGGGCGGCGGGTCCCACAGGGCCGGCAGCTGGGCGGCGGAGGGGGCTCCGTGCCCAGGGGGGCCTGTAGCCAAGCTGGAGGCCGAGGGCTCggcggaggaggaagaggaggaggaggaagaggaggcagagtGGAACAGCACCGTGCTCCACGTGACGGAGCCCGACCAGGACCCGGCTGAGACCGAGCCCCCTGTCGAGGCCACCCCGCTGGATCCAGCCTCTCCGGAGGCCAAATCCTGCTgggagccggggccggcgggTGACTCTCCCGGCAGCCTGCAGGGCCCCGGCGGGCCAGGCCGGGAGGAGAGCTCCTCGAAGGCTCCCGACGCCCACCCCGACCCGGGCTGGCTGACCGAGCTGCTGGCGTCGCCCGGGGCTCACGCAGCGGGACGCGGCTCGCCGGAGGCCGACGGGTCGGAG GACCTGCTCGGCTGGTCGCGGAAGGACCTGTGCAGCGAATTCGGCATCGGGAGGTCCCAGCGGGCCGCCGCTTTTGACTGGAGCCGCGAGGCTGTAGCCAGAGACAGAGACTGGCCCGGCGAGGTGGGACAGGACCGGGAATTCAGGACCAAATCGAGCTGGGACACCAGCCACAGCGTGGGTGACGtggagcagcaggacagggcCTTTGGTGCCGCCGAGAGGGACTGGAGCAGCAGTTACAAAGGGACAGAGCTGATGGGGGACACAGGGCTGGGCTGCGGCACCTGGCCCAAATCCCACGGCCTGGGGGAAAGCTGCCTGCAGGACCAAGACTTTGGCAAAGCCAGCTGGGGCGCTGGCTACGGCTTGGACGGCGCGGGCGGCAGGGAGGAGGTGAGCTCTGGGAAGACTGAATGGAGCAGGAGCTACGGCGTGGGACAcgggcagcaggaggacagaGAGCTGAGCTCcaggcagcccagctgggctggcAGGTACGGCTCTGGGGACCTGGAGACCCAGGACGGCGAGCTCGCGCCCGTGTGGGCCAGTGAGTACGGCACCGGTGACGCTGAGATCAAGGACAGGGAGATGGGCGCGGACTGGGCCAGCAAATacagcagcagggatgctgaGAGCAAGGACGAGGACTTGacgctgggctgggctggcagaTCCAGCACTGGGGACACCGGCAGCCTGGACAAGGAGTTTTGCCCCAGCAGGTCGGCCTGGGATAGCAAAtacagcagcagggacatggagagccaggacagggagttCAGCCCCAGCAGGCCGGCCTGGTCTGGCGAATACAGCACCCAGGACATggagagccaggacagggagttCAGCCCCAGCAGGCCGGCCGAGGCCAGTGACTACACCACAAGGGCCATggagagccaggacagggagttCAGCCCCAGCAGGCCCGCCTGGGACAGCGAGTACAGCACCAGGGCCATggagagccaggacagggagttCAGCCCCAGCAGGCCGGCTGAAGGCAGCGGGTACGGTGCCGGAGAGGAAGAGACCCAGGACAGGGAGTTCAAACCCAGCAGGCCGGCCTGGGATGATGAGTACAGCACCAGGGACATGGAGAGCCGGGACAGGGAGTTCGGCCCCGGCAGGCCAGTCTGGGCCAGCGAGTACGGCTCCGTGGCCACCAGAAAGGAAGATTTCGGTCCTGGCCGGCTGAGCTGGGCTGGCGAACGCGGCATAGCCCAGACGGAAGCGGGCAATGCTTTCGGTGTCAGAGCAGAAGACTTGCCTGGCTCCTCTGCCCCCCGTCACCCGTCCCCGGAGtcgggctggggcagcagcgaCCAGCAGGAGAGCGGTGCCATCGGCGCCGGGGGCTGGATTGAAGAGCTGCGCCTCGGGGGAGCTGAGCACCGCAACCAGTTCGGCGTCATTGGGATGGACCAGGTGCCCGACCCCTCCGGCACCGCAGCGCCAGCAGGAGGCCCCACGTCCTGGAGCGGGGAAATGAGCTCTGCCGACCTGCAGGagcccggggagcccccgggaGGCTGGTGCGGCGACCTCCCCTTCAGCCCCTCGGCTCCTACCGCTAGTACCAGCGAGGGTGGACCGGGTCAGATGGCCTGGGACGAGgacggggcagccccgggcagcgctgcccggccccgggaggacgaggaggaggaggaagcaggctggaggcagcaccaggaggcagGTGGCTGGAGTACGGAGCTGCGCGAGGCTGAGGCCAGGCGCCAGGAGTGGGCCAGTGCCTTCGACGCCCGCTGTGCGGCCCGCAGCCGGGATTTCAGTGCCGGGGAGCCGAGCCCAGGAGACCGCGGTGCTTCGGCAGATGG CAGGACCCCCATGGACATCCGCCTCTCGGACCCCAgcccacccttgggtgctgaTGCTCTGGCTGAGCCCACCGccgcggggccgagcccccagctgcagcccctaGCCTCAGAGGCCCCCCGGGACGAGGACGAGGACGAGCCGAGCCCCGCAGAGGACGGgggcctggctgctgcccccctgctGCCGGAGGCTGGTGGCGGGACCCCGCCAGAAGCAGAGAGCCAGGAGGAGGCCCCCTGGGACCACCCGGATGGGAAGAGACCGCAGAGCTGCGAGGAAAAACCCTCTCAGCCCGAGGGACCCGCGGAGCTCTCTGGGCAGGAATTCACCTTCCTGGAG GACACGGAGGTCCTGGACAGCACCGTGTACCGGAGCAAAGCCAACCTGGGCCGCAAGCGGAGGCACCGGGCGCCCGCTCTCCGCCCCGGGGCCACCTCCGAAGGGGACAGCTGGATCTTCCAGGACTCCACAG AGCCCCGTCCAGCCCGCCCAGCGGCATCCTCCGACgaggaggcagcagaagagCCCAAGAGCCGGCGGGTGCGAGCGTCCCCGTCGGGCAAGGGCGTCAAGGTGCCGCTCTTCCCCGGCCTCAACACGTCCGCCCTCAAG GCCAAGCTGAGGGGCCGAAACCGCTCTGCCGAGGAGGGGGCGCTGCCGGCAGACAGCAAGGCGGCCCCCCCGAAGGACCCCCACGTGCAGCGCTCCAAGTCCTGCAAGATCCCCGGCCTGGGTGGGAAGCCCCTCACGCTGCCCCCCAAGCCGGACAAGTCCTCAGG GTCAGACGGCTCCCCGCCCCACTGGCTGCAAGCGCTgaagctgaaaaagaagaaatcatga